In one window of Meiothermus sp. DNA:
- a CDS encoding tetratricopeptide repeat protein, giving the protein MGEVSTLWQSYLETLRPHLSGRDHRGKKGSLRWLEAAVAERGGRAGTVRNILYKDLGSPEEKLRLFEVIGDLYTESGLQAPSLPSELALESARRALGRDKRRLFRRFVRALEQGDKPQMVVVGGPATGKGVLLAAVERAVPNCLMVNLGGELAQHLHPLAEKLHIELEGIFSQLSPTQPYALQAALQDELRNEIAKALNAHGKPLLLRAEKEGQIGGLSLRDAQGNPVGLAAWVEPLLRRLTIPFLAGLSEPPPNLAWSPLSAPSRAEARRYVKDRLPDLPPERVEALVNQAGRNFAELSRLVLLEAAQTHGSTPNLAQDTTLRPILHALAILSPEADPGVPVALLEKALNKGLEHLSQAERALLAPMGESKVRPALRTLLPTVPEKEARKLHTLALDFFKNDLFRQLHHARGAQRLDRLLELLSQDPSRLSLLPTLWAESQHWPGPEREKLAMAVVRYRAVLGQYAHPEALEALDLLFRSADPATQSWARVKAAEARVDAGDFPAALELLPPPETLSGDVGAEGLLVWAAVERWQGDYAQAEAYVQQALSLPIQPFLADRVRLWQGLVAKDAGRFEEALKALRQVSHDPLLVGRARYQSGDLLLRTGRVFEAEAQMRQGLEALESSGAPPEEVARVRARFGTALRRIGNFEEAEKYLYQSIREASDGFIRARAMSEASVLELVRGRPLEALNLLAEAEAYLREVRERPEEAHYRHRRTLYRIAVAYWVRACGLPYLPPYVGGQKAPDAERILRELREELLSKKLPGDRYIALAIDVALKLSLLMPPDQAEAMMQGCLQQSDPYFQAQARLGYAETLARQEKWAEALAQVVQIGDLQDPGVQSWKLGLETQALLGLGQEEAAWKKLQSCIGLPAPYRAQLGRVLGKIWPAQALRQRLKTQSPLALDDCLALHLSQKAPAQ; this is encoded by the coding sequence GTGGGAGAAGTGAGTACACTCTGGCAAAGCTACCTGGAGACCCTGCGCCCACACCTCTCCGGGCGCGACCACCGGGGCAAAAAGGGGAGCTTGCGCTGGCTCGAGGCTGCCGTGGCCGAGCGCGGTGGACGGGCCGGAACAGTTCGCAACATTTTGTACAAAGACCTGGGCAGCCCGGAAGAAAAGCTCCGCCTGTTCGAGGTGATCGGCGATTTGTACACCGAGTCGGGCCTGCAAGCGCCCTCGCTGCCCTCGGAGCTGGCCCTGGAGTCGGCCCGGCGGGCCTTAGGGCGCGACAAGCGCCGGCTATTCCGGCGTTTTGTGCGGGCGCTGGAGCAGGGCGACAAGCCCCAGATGGTGGTGGTCGGGGGGCCCGCTACCGGCAAGGGCGTGCTGCTGGCGGCGGTGGAGCGGGCGGTGCCCAACTGTCTGATGGTGAACCTGGGGGGGGAGCTGGCCCAGCATCTGCACCCCCTGGCCGAGAAGCTACATATCGAGCTCGAGGGCATCTTCTCCCAGCTCTCCCCTACCCAGCCCTACGCGCTGCAGGCCGCCCTGCAAGACGAGCTGCGCAACGAGATCGCCAAGGCGCTCAACGCTCACGGCAAACCCCTGCTCCTGCGGGCAGAAAAAGAGGGCCAGATTGGGGGGCTTAGCCTGCGCGACGCCCAGGGCAACCCGGTAGGGCTGGCGGCCTGGGTCGAACCCCTGCTGCGCCGTCTGACCATCCCCTTTTTGGCTGGTCTTTCCGAACCGCCACCCAACCTGGCCTGGAGCCCGCTCTCGGCCCCCAGCCGGGCCGAGGCCCGCCGCTACGTGAAAGACCGCCTGCCCGACCTGCCCCCCGAGCGGGTGGAGGCCCTGGTGAACCAGGCCGGGCGCAACTTTGCCGAGCTTTCCCGGCTGGTGCTGCTGGAAGCCGCCCAGACCCACGGGAGCACCCCGAACCTGGCCCAGGACACCACCCTGCGCCCCATCCTGCATGCGCTGGCTATACTTTCCCCCGAGGCCGACCCGGGGGTTCCGGTAGCTCTGCTGGAAAAAGCCCTGAACAAAGGCCTCGAGCACCTCTCGCAGGCTGAACGGGCCCTGCTGGCCCCCATGGGCGAGAGCAAGGTACGCCCAGCCCTGCGCACCCTGCTGCCCACCGTACCCGAAAAAGAAGCCCGCAAACTGCACACCCTGGCCCTGGATTTTTTCAAGAACGACCTGTTCCGACAGCTTCACCACGCCCGGGGGGCTCAGCGGCTCGACAGGTTGCTGGAGCTGCTTTCGCAAGACCCCAGCCGGCTTTCGCTCCTGCCCACCCTCTGGGCCGAGTCGCAGCACTGGCCTGGCCCCGAACGCGAAAAACTGGCCATGGCAGTGGTGCGCTACCGCGCCGTACTGGGCCAGTACGCCCACCCCGAGGCCCTGGAGGCCCTCGATTTACTTTTTCGCTCCGCTGACCCCGCCACGCAGTCCTGGGCCCGGGTCAAGGCCGCCGAAGCCCGGGTGGACGCGGGGGATTTCCCCGCTGCGCTGGAACTGTTGCCCCCACCCGAAACACTCTCGGGCGACGTGGGGGCCGAGGGGCTTCTGGTCTGGGCGGCGGTGGAGCGCTGGCAGGGCGATTACGCCCAGGCCGAAGCCTATGTGCAGCAAGCCCTCTCGTTGCCCATCCAGCCTTTTCTGGCCGACCGGGTGCGGCTATGGCAGGGCTTGGTGGCCAAGGACGCTGGCCGCTTCGAGGAAGCCCTGAAAGCCCTGCGGCAGGTCTCGCACGATCCGCTGCTGGTGGGGCGGGCCCGCTACCAGTCGGGCGACCTGCTTTTGCGTACCGGCCGGGTCTTCGAGGCCGAGGCCCAGATGCGGCAGGGCCTGGAAGCCCTCGAGTCCTCGGGCGCACCGCCCGAAGAGGTAGCCCGGGTACGGGCCCGGTTCGGCACCGCCCTGCGGCGCATTGGCAACTTCGAGGAGGCCGAGAAATACCTTTACCAGTCCATCCGCGAAGCCTCCGACGGGTTTATCCGCGCTCGAGCCATGAGCGAGGCCAGCGTATTGGAGCTCGTACGGGGTCGTCCCCTGGAGGCCCTGAACCTGCTGGCCGAGGCCGAGGCCTATCTGCGCGAGGTACGCGAACGCCCCGAGGAGGCCCACTACCGCCACCGCCGTACCCTCTACCGCATTGCCGTGGCCTACTGGGTGCGGGCCTGCGGCCTGCCCTATCTGCCCCCCTATGTGGGCGGGCAAAAAGCACCTGACGCCGAGCGGATTTTGCGAGAGCTGCGCGAAGAACTCCTTAGCAAAAAGCTTCCCGGCGACCGTTATATTGCCCTGGCGATTGACGTGGCCCTCAAGCTTTCCTTGCTCATGCCGCCCGACCAGGCCGAGGCCATGATGCAGGGATGTTTGCAGCAAAGCGACCCTTACTTCCAGGCCCAGGCCCGCTTGGGCTATGCCGAGACCCTCGCAAGGCAGGAGAAGTGGGCCGAGGCCCTGGCGCAGGTGGTGCAGATTGGCGATTTGCAAGACCCCGGGGTGCAGAGCTGGAAACTGGGTCTGGAAACCCAGGCCTTGCTGGGGCTCGGCCAGGAGGAAGCCGCCTGGAAGAAGCTGCAAAGCTGCATCGGTCTGCCAGCCCCCTACCGCGCCCAGCTGGGCCGGGTGCTGGGGAAAATCTGGCCCGCCCAGGCGCTGCGCCAGCGGCTCAAAACCCAGTCACCGCTCGCCCTAGACGACTGTTTGGCCCTGCACCTGAGCCAAAAGGCTCCCGCTCAGTGA
- a CDS encoding carbohydrate ABC transporter permease, whose protein sequence is MAAQVIKPVRKLDERHLARQRWARAAWIYGAMLALAVFFIGPFYVAYLGSLKDNPLEWPYRYSFAQTQPKNWAAAWRLGQLGAGNPWTGGFAPGAKIPFQVSYFVEEGQAPQTPIVTVPTRRAGAGLGAVFDEVQAAQYAKVSEVQEIGRRSALVGGQPGQIVTYSFTITYEGQGPKAARLPLDIEAPRGQMYHSATLDPNRLERRGRVASWDSAAPGFLGYTFRNYVRVFNEARDPNTGASFFLRWTLNTFLVSLAVVLTTLLFASLAGYALARMYFPGKNYLFAFVVFTMTVPAQAIFISNYLVLRDLGLLGSLWGMVVWSAVGAGAVFIMKQFFESIPREIEEAALIDGASPITTFFRIIIPMATPALGALTILTFQGMWNEFFKAAVVLSGQQTNYTLPLGLSFFRSAYGVAGDWGLMLASAFLSMIPIIILFVVFQRYFVEGVSTSALKG, encoded by the coding sequence ATGGCGGCGCAAGTAATAAAACCCGTGCGCAAGCTGGATGAGCGTCACCTGGCCAGGCAGCGCTGGGCCAGGGCCGCCTGGATTTATGGGGCCATGCTGGCCCTGGCGGTTTTCTTTATTGGGCCATTTTATGTGGCCTACCTGGGTAGTTTGAAGGACAATCCCCTCGAGTGGCCTTACCGTTACTCCTTTGCCCAGACCCAGCCCAAAAACTGGGCAGCGGCCTGGCGGCTAGGGCAGTTGGGTGCAGGAAACCCCTGGACGGGGGGATTCGCACCAGGGGCCAAGATTCCCTTTCAGGTCAGCTATTTTGTGGAAGAAGGCCAGGCGCCCCAAACCCCAATAGTGACGGTTCCGACCCGGCGGGCGGGGGCGGGCCTGGGGGCCGTTTTCGATGAAGTGCAGGCGGCGCAGTATGCCAAGGTCTCGGAGGTGCAGGAGATAGGCCGCCGTTCGGCGCTGGTGGGGGGCCAGCCGGGCCAGATCGTCACCTACAGCTTTACCATCACCTACGAGGGTCAAGGCCCTAAAGCGGCCCGTCTGCCCCTGGACATCGAAGCACCCAGGGGGCAGATGTATCACTCGGCAACCTTGGATCCCAACCGCCTCGAGCGCCGGGGGCGGGTGGCCAGCTGGGACAGTGCAGCGCCTGGCTTTCTGGGGTATACCTTCCGCAACTATGTGCGGGTTTTTAACGAGGCCCGCGACCCCAACACCGGGGCCAGCTTCTTTTTGCGCTGGACGCTGAATACTTTTCTGGTCTCGCTGGCGGTGGTACTGACGACCCTGCTTTTTGCCTCGTTGGCCGGCTACGCCCTGGCCCGGATGTACTTCCCCGGCAAGAACTACCTGTTTGCTTTCGTGGTCTTTACCATGACCGTGCCGGCCCAGGCCATTTTCATCTCCAACTACCTGGTGCTGCGCGACCTGGGTCTCTTGGGCAGCTTGTGGGGCATGGTGGTCTGGAGTGCGGTGGGGGCGGGGGCCGTCTTCATCATGAAGCAGTTTTTCGAGTCCATTCCCCGCGAAATTGAGGAAGCGGCCCTGATTGACGGGGCCAGCCCCATCACCACTTTTTTTCGCATCATCATCCCCATGGCCACGCCCGCGCTGGGGGCCCTTACCATCCTGACCTTCCAGGGCATGTGGAACGAGTTCTTCAAGGCGGCGGTGGTGCTGTCGGGTCAGCAGACCAATTACACCCTGCCCCTGGGCCTTTCCTTCTTTCGCAGCGCTTACGGGGTGGCGGGCGACTGGGGCCTGATGTTGGCCAGTGCCTTTCTCTCCATGATTCCCATTATCATTCTTTTTGTGGTGTTTCAGCGCTACTTTGTGGAGGGGGTTTCGACCAGCGCTTTGAAAGGCTAG
- a CDS encoding carbohydrate ABC transporter permease, whose product MLRSQRTEALYALLFLAPFLVHLGVFFVFAFVRTLGFSFTDKTLIGQSYQIVGFANFVQLFQDPRFIAAITHSISFMLIVTILQTFLALSMAAILNQRLRGITFFRTVYYIPSVLSSAAVTVIAIWFFQKTGFLNTFVGWIGSLAPVLLTFLAVFVLAQALQVGWERMRGLPVAPTDPALATISLAVGLVLTWLLVALGVVVPREAQPPEFTWLTNSDRFLGVPIPLWSIIMLNTFTTIPTLMLIFLAGLQDIPKSIYEAAAIDGASPLQQFFNVTVPMLRPVTFLVITLSLIGTLQMFDQVALMGDAAPLDSIIVLAYYVYNNVFSGEGRVGLASAAAIILAALTFAIVLLQRALGISEKAH is encoded by the coding sequence ATGCTTAGATCGCAACGAACTGAAGCGCTCTATGCCCTCTTGTTCCTGGCTCCTTTCCTGGTTCACTTGGGCGTTTTCTTTGTATTTGCTTTTGTGCGCACCCTGGGCTTTAGCTTTACCGACAAGACCCTGATTGGGCAGTCCTATCAGATCGTTGGTTTTGCAAATTTTGTCCAGTTGTTTCAAGATCCACGCTTTATTGCGGCAATAACCCACTCCATCAGCTTTATGCTGATCGTGACCATCCTCCAGACCTTTCTGGCTTTGAGCATGGCGGCCATCCTAAATCAGCGCCTGCGGGGGATCACCTTTTTCCGTACCGTTTACTACATCCCCAGCGTGCTTTCTTCGGCAGCCGTAACCGTGATTGCGATCTGGTTCTTTCAGAAAACCGGTTTTCTGAACACCTTTGTTGGCTGGATTGGTTCGCTGGCCCCGGTGCTCCTGACCTTTCTTGCTGTCTTTGTACTGGCTCAGGCCCTACAGGTGGGCTGGGAACGCATGCGCGGTCTGCCTGTGGCCCCCACTGACCCGGCCCTAGCGACCATCTCGCTGGCGGTGGGGTTGGTGCTAACCTGGCTCCTGGTAGCCCTGGGGGTGGTGGTGCCACGGGAAGCCCAGCCGCCCGAGTTTACCTGGTTGACCAACTCCGACCGCTTCCTGGGGGTTCCCATCCCGCTGTGGAGCATTATTATGCTCAACACCTTCACCACTATTCCCACCCTGATGCTCATCTTTTTGGCGGGTTTGCAGGACATTCCCAAAAGCATCTACGAAGCGGCGGCAATTGATGGGGCCTCACCCCTGCAGCAGTTTTTTAACGTGACCGTGCCCATGCTGCGCCCGGTAACCTTTCTGGTGATTACGCTCTCGCTTATTGGCACCTTGCAGATGTTCGACCAGGTGGCCCTGATGGGCGATGCGGCTCCGCTGGATTCCATAATTGTGCTGGCCTACTACGTCTACAACAACGTGTTCAGTGGAGAGGGTAGGGTAGGGCTGGCCTCGGCAGCAGCCATCATTCTGGCGGCTTTGACCTTTGCGATTGTGCTGCTGCAGCGGGCCCTGGGCATTTCGGAGAAGGCCCACTAG
- a CDS encoding alpha/beta fold hydrolase: MSVPVIFLHAFPYGPAMWEEQLLLVQRHPVLVPDILGYENLESAAAHVLVKMDARGWEKAVFVGLSMGGYVIFRLWNLEPERFAGLVLADTRATPDTPEQKAARAQMALRIRQEGTGFLPEALLPGHLGGTTRTRNPALVEQVRQTLLAVDPDKTIASLKGLAERPDSVPLLPDIATPALILVGEEDTLTPPADARQMAAQIPDSRILIIPQAGHLANLENPKAFNTALLGFLREIDH; this comes from the coding sequence ATGTCTGTTCCGGTGATCTTTCTTCATGCCTTTCCTTACGGCCCGGCCATGTGGGAGGAGCAGCTTTTGCTCGTCCAGAGGCACCCCGTGCTGGTGCCGGATATTTTGGGCTACGAGAATCTGGAAAGTGCGGCGGCCCACGTGCTGGTCAAGATGGACGCGCGTGGCTGGGAGAAGGCGGTGTTTGTGGGGCTTTCCATGGGTGGGTATGTGATTTTCAGACTGTGGAACCTCGAGCCTGAACGCTTTGCGGGCCTGGTGCTGGCCGACACCCGCGCCACCCCCGATACCCCCGAACAAAAAGCGGCTCGGGCCCAGATGGCCTTGCGGATTCGACAGGAGGGAACGGGTTTTCTGCCCGAAGCGTTGTTGCCGGGTCACCTTGGCGGGACTACGCGCACCCGGAACCCAGCTTTGGTGGAGCAGGTTCGCCAGACCTTGCTGGCTGTCGATCCAGACAAGACCATTGCCAGCCTCAAAGGGCTGGCTGAGCGCCCAGACTCGGTACCGTTGCTGCCAGATATTGCCACCCCAGCGCTGATACTGGTGGGCGAAGAGGACACCCTGACCCCTCCTGCGGACGCACGGCAGATGGCAGCACAAATTCCCGATAGCCGGATACTCATCATTCCCCAGGCGGGCCATCTGGCCAACCTGGAGAACCCCAAAGCTTTTAATACGGCTTTGCTGGGCTTCTTGAGGGAAATTGATCACTGA
- a CDS encoding glycogen debranching N-terminal domain-containing protein — translation MLPLKEDDTYAVLSDQGMADKDERGFYRHDTRYLSRYLWNMPGFGLLVSETPRPDRLVQHWSLMVGPDQLVGMRRELHMVRGGFSERLELENTSLKAQTVEIALEAAADFADLFEAKGWHKVSRKIGGFEYTAEDGLRVATHLSFDPLPAPPSAPDLSSEATPTDGKTFQWRFELAPKQKVSLRLEGRFESPFEPHTPPLPDYEDWKKRFPLYMESGRSQRVLEQAITDLRALLFSLPEGLFPAAGIPWYVCPFGRDSLLTAYMMQPWASDVTRGVLAYLAKYQGTEVNAFLDETPGKIIHEMRLGELSRTGKVPFTRYYGTVDATPLFLILLHQHWKDTGDMAFVRQLQPNWEAALTWMTDYADPDQDGFLEYAPNTNRGHVVQSWKDSHDSQSHQDGSLAQGAIAVCEVQGYAYMAYQGAAEFYRALGQVDQAKAWGARAQALKTRFHQKFWLPERKTYAAGLDGAKKPMAILTSNPGHLLWSGIVPDEVAPQLVETLFSEALYSGWGLRTLGTDEVRYNPLSYHNGSVWPHDTALFIGGLVRYGFYEEALQAAENLFRLAMTQHDWRLPELVGGYPRQEGEPPVPYPASCRPQAWDSAAVVYMLRLIQEIDRKHPVRGVLELRKVRV, via the coding sequence ATGTTGCCGCTCAAAGAAGACGATACTTACGCTGTTTTGTCTGATCAGGGGATGGCCGATAAGGACGAACGAGGTTTCTATCGCCACGACACCCGCTACCTCTCTCGTTACCTGTGGAACATGCCCGGCTTTGGCCTGCTGGTTTCCGAGACGCCGCGCCCGGATCGCCTGGTGCAGCACTGGAGCCTGATGGTGGGGCCCGACCAGCTAGTAGGTATGAGGCGCGAGCTGCATATGGTGCGGGGTGGCTTTAGCGAGCGGCTCGAGCTGGAAAACACCTCGCTGAAGGCCCAGACCGTGGAGATAGCCCTCGAGGCCGCTGCCGACTTTGCCGACCTCTTCGAGGCCAAGGGTTGGCACAAGGTTTCGCGCAAGATTGGCGGCTTCGAATATACCGCCGAGGATGGCCTGCGGGTCGCGACCCATCTCTCTTTTGATCCCTTGCCTGCCCCACCATCGGCCCCGGATTTATCCAGTGAAGCCACCCCCACTGACGGCAAGACCTTCCAGTGGAGGTTTGAACTCGCCCCCAAGCAAAAAGTAAGCTTGCGCCTGGAGGGCCGCTTCGAGAGCCCCTTCGAGCCCCACACCCCGCCGCTGCCCGACTATGAGGACTGGAAGAAGCGCTTCCCGCTCTATATGGAAAGCGGGCGCAGCCAGCGGGTCTTGGAGCAGGCCATTACCGACCTGCGGGCCCTGCTTTTTTCTTTGCCCGAGGGGCTTTTCCCAGCGGCAGGCATCCCCTGGTATGTCTGTCCCTTTGGCCGCGACTCGCTGCTTACGGCCTACATGATGCAGCCCTGGGCCAGCGATGTGACCCGGGGGGTGCTAGCCTACCTGGCCAAATACCAGGGCACCGAGGTCAATGCCTTTCTGGACGAGACCCCCGGCAAGATTATCCACGAGATGCGCCTGGGCGAACTCTCGCGCACCGGAAAAGTGCCCTTTACGCGTTACTACGGCACCGTGGACGCCACCCCGCTATTTTTGATCTTGCTGCACCAGCATTGGAAAGATACCGGCGACATGGCTTTTGTACGCCAGCTACAACCCAACTGGGAAGCAGCCCTCACCTGGATGACCGACTACGCAGACCCCGACCAGGACGGCTTCTTGGAGTACGCTCCCAACACCAACCGGGGCCATGTGGTGCAGTCCTGGAAGGATTCGCACGACTCGCAAAGCCACCAGGATGGCTCGTTGGCCCAGGGAGCTATTGCGGTCTGTGAGGTGCAGGGTTATGCCTATATGGCCTATCAGGGTGCAGCCGAGTTTTATCGGGCGCTGGGCCAGGTTGATCAGGCCAAAGCATGGGGCGCCAGGGCCCAAGCCCTCAAAACCCGTTTTCACCAGAAGTTCTGGCTGCCGGAACGCAAAACCTATGCAGCCGGTCTGGATGGCGCAAAAAAGCCCATGGCCATTCTGACCTCTAACCCCGGACATCTGCTTTGGAGCGGCATCGTGCCGGATGAGGTCGCGCCCCAACTGGTCGAGACCCTGTTTTCCGAGGCGCTTTACAGCGGTTGGGGTCTGCGCACCCTGGGCACGGATGAGGTGCGCTACAATCCCCTCTCGTACCACAACGGCTCGGTCTGGCCGCACGATACCGCCCTGTTCATCGGCGGACTGGTGCGCTATGGCTTCTACGAGGAGGCCCTGCAGGCCGCCGAGAACCTGTTCCGCCTGGCCATGACCCAGCACGACTGGCGCTTGCCGGAGCTGGTGGGGGGCTATCCAAGGCAGGAGGGGGAGCCCCCAGTGCCATATCCGGCTTCCTGCAGGCCGCAAGCCTGGGACTCAGCAGCGGTGGTGTACATGCTGCGCCTGATTCAGGAAATAGACCGCAAGCATCCGGTGCGGGGGGTGCTCGAGCTGCGCAAGGTGAGGGTGTAA
- a CDS encoding PIG-L deacetylase family protein codes for MRLLAIFAHPDDESFFCAGTLTKYASLGHEVFLICATRGEQGRIRHPAIDTSLYPKGPALGRLRQKELEAACAILGLQKPIFLDYQDSGYPLEVARANPQGFMHQDLQQVEDVLLAHIAQIRPQVMIGFDPQGYYGHADHIHLHRATVGAFWRAGNVMSDPPKYLLFPVRLTEQVARTKFDPGRYGVSACSVALRVDVRPYAATIRAAVLAHASQAGPEENFAQVLQDWPGLLEEECFVLGGIRGLSVEGLRGLEV; via the coding sequence ATGCGTCTACTCGCTATCTTTGCCCACCCCGACGACGAATCGTTTTTTTGTGCCGGTACCTTGACCAAATACGCTTCCCTGGGCCACGAAGTTTTCCTGATCTGCGCGACCCGGGGGGAGCAGGGCCGCATTCGGCATCCGGCCATTGATACATCGCTTTATCCAAAAGGGCCGGCGCTGGGCAGGCTGCGCCAAAAGGAGCTCGAGGCCGCCTGCGCCATCCTGGGCCTGCAAAAGCCTATTTTTCTGGACTATCAGGACTCCGGCTATCCGCTCGAGGTGGCCCGGGCCAATCCCCAGGGCTTCATGCACCAGGACTTGCAGCAGGTGGAGGACGTTTTACTCGCACACATAGCCCAGATCCGCCCTCAGGTGATGATTGGCTTTGACCCGCAGGGCTACTACGGGCACGCAGACCACATTCACCTGCACCGGGCTACTGTGGGGGCGTTCTGGCGGGCGGGCAACGTGATGTCCGACCCCCCAAAGTACCTCCTGTTCCCTGTGCGCCTCACGGAACAGGTAGCCAGAACCAAGTTTGACCCTGGGCGCTACGGGGTTTCGGCCTGCTCGGTGGCACTGCGCGTGGATGTGCGACCCTATGCTGCGACCATCCGGGCCGCGGTGCTGGCTCATGCCTCGCAGGCCGGACCGGAGGAAAATTTCGCTCAAGTGCTACAAGACTGGCCGGGTCTGCTCGAGGAGGAGTGCTTTGTGCTGGGCGGAATCAGGGGGCTTTCTGTGGAGGGTTTGCGGGGTCTAGAAGTGTAA
- a CDS encoding CCA tRNA nucleotidyltransferase, with protein MQKLSFLPDLYLVGGAVRDILLGLTPEDLDFATPAPPEEVMRLARAHGLEAIPTGIEHGTVTVLIDRHPYEVTTFRRDVETFGRKARVQWGQSIEEDLARRDFTIGAIALNAQGRVIDPYGGQQDIEAGVLRAVGDPAQRFREDYLRVIRAGRFVARYGFEIEPKTLEAARSAAPEVLSHVAIERVTAEFDKAFQNGTPSRFVRYLYDLEILQRLIPEFEDTHLLLQNPRWHPEGDVLTHVLQVLDRAPPRYRWHALLHDIGKKDTARWKPEGWYSFHGHERVGADLIPRIARDLRLPNDLREELVVTTALHMVPVFTRPTPAAIRKFQAQAGPHLPALRALYEADGGERRSSESWKFFEPQPVPVRPVLLGRHLIERGHKPGKDFSRMLQAAYDWQLETGETDIEKLYQAALKGLSKEARPPGFVQ; from the coding sequence ATGCAAAAACTATCCTTCCTACCCGACCTGTACCTGGTGGGTGGGGCGGTGCGCGATATTCTGCTGGGCCTGACCCCCGAAGACCTGGACTTTGCCACCCCGGCCCCGCCCGAGGAAGTTATGCGCCTGGCCCGAGCCCATGGCCTCGAGGCCATTCCCACCGGCATCGAGCACGGCACCGTCACGGTGCTGATTGACCGCCATCCTTACGAGGTCACCACTTTTCGGCGCGACGTAGAGACCTTTGGGCGCAAGGCCAGGGTCCAGTGGGGTCAGAGCATCGAAGAGGATCTGGCTCGGCGCGACTTCACCATCGGGGCCATTGCCTTGAACGCCCAGGGGCGCGTGATCGACCCCTACGGCGGTCAGCAGGACATCGAGGCGGGGGTGCTGCGGGCGGTGGGCGACCCGGCCCAGCGCTTTCGCGAGGACTACCTGCGGGTGATTCGGGCTGGCCGCTTTGTGGCGCGCTACGGCTTCGAAATCGAGCCAAAGACCCTGGAAGCGGCGCGGTCAGCGGCCCCGGAGGTGCTCTCGCATGTGGCCATCGAACGTGTAACCGCCGAGTTCGATAAGGCCTTTCAGAATGGCACGCCCAGCCGCTTCGTGCGCTACTTGTACGACCTGGAAATCCTGCAGCGCCTGATCCCCGAGTTTGAGGACACCCACCTGCTCCTGCAAAACCCCCGCTGGCACCCTGAAGGGGACGTACTCACGCATGTGCTTCAGGTACTTGACCGGGCCCCGCCACGCTACCGCTGGCACGCCCTGTTGCACGACATCGGCAAGAAAGACACCGCCCGCTGGAAGCCCGAAGGCTGGTACAGCTTTCACGGGCACGAGCGGGTAGGGGCCGACCTGATTCCTCGTATCGCCCGCGACCTGCGCCTGCCCAACGACCTGCGAGAGGAGTTGGTGGTCACCACGGCTTTGCACATGGTGCCGGTCTTTACCAGGCCCACCCCGGCGGCCATTCGCAAGTTTCAGGCCCAGGCCGGGCCGCACTTGCCCGCCCTGAGGGCCCTGTACGAGGCCGATGGAGGCGAGCGTCGGTCGTCAGAGTCCTGGAAGTTTTTTGAGCCCCAGCCGGTGCCGGTGAGGCCGGTTTTGTTGGGGCGGCACCTGATCGAGCGGGGCCACAAGCCCGGAAAGGACTTTAGCCGGATGCTTCAGGCTGCCTACGACTGGCAACTGGAAACCGGCGAAACCGATATTGAAAAGCTGTACCAGGCGGCTCTGAAGGGTTTATCCAAGGAAGCCCGACCCCCAGGTTTCGTACAGTGA